The genomic segment TCAATCTTATTTGATACATTTACTTTTATATCTATTTTTGAATGCTGTGAAAAAAGTATAAAAATGGTATCTAAAATAGCTTGTTTTACATTAAAAATTTGCTTTTTATCTTGAAATTTATAAAAGTTTTTAAAAGTATTCATAGTATCATTCATATAGTCTATATTTTTTAAAGACCTAGATATATTATCATAAAAAATATCATCGCTCAAAGCACCTAACTTTTTAAACTGAACTAAATTTCCAAGAAAAATACCAAGTGAGTTTAAGGGCTGTGTCCATTGGTGAGATATAGAAGCTATCATCTGACCTAGTTCTGCCATTTTTGTTTGCGAAAAGAGCAAAACTTCATACTCTCTTTTTGTTTTTTCAAGCAATTCTTCTTGTTTTTTTATCTTTTTGTTATAAAAAAATGCAAGTGTAAAAAACAGAAATATACTGATTGTATAAATAACCAAATTCATTAAAAATTGTTTATTTATCCTAGCATATATATTGTTTTTAAAAGTTTGTGCGACTAGTATAAGATGGGAGTTTGATAGTGTTTTAAAAGTTAAAATTTCATCATCTGTTTCATAGTTTGATGTTTGTTTTATACTTGGGTTTTTTATATCAAAGTTTGCTTTTTGTAGCTGAAATTTATCATTTGGGTGAAATAAAATATTGAAGTTTTCATCCATCAAAAAGACATATCCACTATTGTCTAACCTCAAATCCAAAATTTCATTTTTTACATCATTAAAAGACAAAATCCCACATAAAACACCTTTTATCTTTGCACTATCTTTTACATTTTGACATATTGAAATAACAGGTATTTTAAGACCTACATCTACATATGGTTTTGTTATATAAAACTTATCTTCTTTTATGGTATTTTTATACCAAGGGCGATTGGTTGGTATATAGTTTTTTGGTTTATTAAAAATTTTACTTGATATAGTTATGTTGTTTTCATAACCAACATAAACACTTGAAAAACCGGCTATCTCTTCACTTTTTTGCAAAACATCTTTGATAGTTTTTTCATCTTTTATGGGGTCATAGTTTAATATTATAGTATTTATAGCAAAAAGGCTTAATTTTTTATCATCTATCCAGCTCTCTATTCTATCACTTGAGTTTTTTAGTATATTTAGTTGTTCGTTTATCAATATCTCTTTGACAAACGAACGATTTAGATAGTAATTAACTATCATTAAAGAGAGAAAAATGATAGAAAAAAATATAAAAACACGATTTTTGTAGATATTTTCTATCATCAACTCCCTTTATTTATCACCAAGCTCCAACTGGTGGATGTTTTAACTCATAAAGAGTTTTTCCAAGCTCTTTATGTCCCACATTTTTATGACAAGTAACACAATCCAATTTCTCTTTTGGATCATTTTTAAACTTAACATAAAGATTATGCATATCTTTTATGTTTTGATTTGTTGAATTTATATCTAAAATAGTTTTATGACAGCTTAAACAACCGGTATCAAAAACAAATTTAGATCTATTTTTTCTATTTTCTTGCCATTTTGCATCTTTTGCATCATTAAATGCCATATGCGTAACTTCATTAAAGCCATTTAATGCTTTTTGAAAGATGTATTTTACATGATTATCGTGTGGCAAATGGCACTCTACACACTTTGCTTTAAAGCCATTTTTATTTGCACCACCGTGCGAACTATGCGCATAAGTATCTACAAATGGATCCATCCACTCATGACAAACAACACAAAAAGTATCTTCTTGCGTAGAATGAACAAGTGCATTCCCACCAAAAAACACCACAAAGGCAAACACCAAAGCAAAACAAATTTTTAAAAGTATATTTTTCATAATGTCTCCTTATGGCACCAATAGTTTTTTCATACTGTCTTGTGAATGGCACATAACACAGTAGTTTTTAGATGGTTTATGTGTTTGATGACAAAGGTTGCAATCCATATTTGGATAGTGTGGGCTTGCATGAATATTATCATCATAACCAAGATGGCCGGTTTGTTCAGCTAACTTTTTATAACTCTTATGACAACTTAAACAATCATCTGTTGTCAAGCTTTTATACTCTTTTGGATTTTGCTCTTTATGACAGCTTTTACAATCAAAATGTAATTTATCATGGGCCTTAAATGGATAATTTTCTTTACTAAATTTATCTACTTCTGCCGCAAATAAACTAACACCACAAGCAATCAAAAGGATTAAAAATATATTTGATATTTTTCTCATTTTTTTATCCTTTCTTCGCCAAATTTGCAGCATTTTTACCTGCAATTCTTCCAAATACCAAACAATCAGGTATAGCACAACTTCCAAGCCTACTAGCACCGTGAGGTCCACCTACGGCTTCGCCAGCTGCAAAAAGTCCTTCTATCGGCTTATCATCGTTGTCATAGACCCTAGCCTCAGTATCTATTTTAACACCGCCCATTGTGTGATGAACTTTTGGTAATGCTCTCCATGCATAAAATGGTGGCTTTGTAAGATCAGGTATTACATCTTTAAATTTAAAAAATGGCTTTCCAAACTCTTCATCTTTACCATTTCTAGCATATTTTGTATAGTTATCTACACTTTGTTTTAACCCTTCGTAAGGAATATTATAAAAATCAGCAAGTTCTTTTAATGTGTCAAAAACCTTAATAACATTTTTATGAATACCTCTATAAACATTGGCTTTTGTTGTTCCTTGCGCGCCTATACTATCACAAATTACCACAGGATGAGTTATGCTTCCATCAGGGTTTTTATGCATTTTCAAAATCGCATCTGAACGAATTTTTCTATCCGCTAGTTCATTTACAAATCTCTTTCCAGTCCTTGCATCAACCATGATTCCATAAGAAAAAGCAGGTATTGCAAACACCGGAGCTATACCAAAACCTTTTTCATCAGGGCTTCCCCAAGGACCGAGTTGAATCCATTTTAAATCAACTGTTTTAACGTTGTTTCTCATCATTGTTTTTAGAGCATATGCGGTTGCGCCATAGTGGTTTGTACAATCAAGCTCAGGTGTTATAGCAGGGTCTATCTCTTGTCTAAATTTAACATCATAAGAAAAACCACCAGTAGCCATAACAATACCACCTTTTATCTTATAAAATTTAACTGTTCCGCTTTTGTTATCAGCTTCATCTTTGGTAGTATCAAAGTCAAAATCATAATTTTCTCTAACTTTTGCACCTATGATTTTACCTGATTCATCTCTTACAAAATCATCTAAAATGACTCTAGTTCTTATTGTTGCGCCATTTTTCATCGCAAATTCTTGAAGAGGTATTGTTATTTTACCACCTGAGTTTATTTCAGGCCAAATTGTTCTAGGGACGCTATGTCCGCCAAATTGACCTAAAGCATTTCTATAATAAACCCCTTTTTGCAAAGTCCATTCATAAGCACTGTTACCATTTTTTGCAATAACTTCAACCAAATCCATTCTATTTAGTCCAAGTCCAGCTTTTAAAATATCTTTTACATAAAGCTCATAAGAGTCTTTTATACCTCTATCTTTTTGAAAGCTTGAGTTTACAACAGCAATAGCCCCACCATTTATAGCTGAGTTGCCACCAAGAACAGGC from the Campylobacter pinnipediorum subsp. pinnipediorum genome contains:
- a CDS encoding sensor histidine kinase, whose amino-acid sequence is MIENIYKNRVFIFFSIIFLSLMIVNYYLNRSFVKEILINEQLNILKNSSDRIESWIDDKKLSLFAINTIILNYDPIKDEKTIKDVLQKSEEIAGFSSVYVGYENNITISSKIFNKPKNYIPTNRPWYKNTIKEDKFYITKPYVDVGLKIPVISICQNVKDSAKIKGVLCGILSFNDVKNEILDLRLDNSGYVFLMDENFNILFHPNDKFQLQKANFDIKNPSIKQTSNYETDDEILTFKTLSNSHLILVAQTFKNNIYARINKQFLMNLVIYTISIFLFFTLAFFYNKKIKKQEELLEKTKREYEVLLFSQTKMAELGQMIASISHQWTQPLNSLGIFLGNLVQFKKLGALSDDIFYDNISRSLKNIDYMNDTMNTFKNFYKFQDKKQIFNVKQAILDTIFILFSQHSKIDIKVNVSNKIDLECENYLNEFKQIIACLIQNSKQAFLSNQIRKNAKIVISIRSDETHFLIRVIDNAGGIADDYKDKIFKPFLSTKNSSGLGLYISKLIAFKKCNGDLTLAQAKRPTIFLLKIAKKV
- a CDS encoding cytochrome c3 family protein, translated to MKNILLKICFALVFAFVVFFGGNALVHSTQEDTFCVVCHEWMDPFVDTYAHSSHGGANKNGFKAKCVECHLPHDNHVKYIFQKALNGFNEVTHMAFNDAKDAKWQENRKNRSKFVFDTGCLSCHKTILDINSTNQNIKDMHNLYVKFKNDPKEKLDCVTCHKNVGHKELGKTLYELKHPPVGAW
- a CDS encoding cytochrome c3 family protein → MRKISNIFLILLIACGVSLFAAEVDKFSKENYPFKAHDKLHFDCKSCHKEQNPKEYKSLTTDDCLSCHKSYKKLAEQTGHLGYDDNIHASPHYPNMDCNLCHQTHKPSKNYCVMCHSQDSMKKLLVP
- a CDS encoding flavocytochrome c translates to MASRRDFLNSMMLFGAASMTQTSLFANENSIKWDEEWDVLVVGSGFAGSAATCQAIEEGAKTLMIDKMPVLGGNSAINGGAIAVVNSSFQKDRGIKDSYELYVKDILKAGLGLNRMDLVEVIAKNGNSAYEWTLQKGVYYRNALGQFGGHSVPRTIWPEINSGGKITIPLQEFAMKNGATIRTRVILDDFVRDESGKIIGAKVRENYDFDFDTTKDEADNKSGTVKFYKIKGGIVMATGGFSYDVKFRQEIDPAITPELDCTNHYGATAYALKTMMRNNVKTVDLKWIQLGPWGSPDEKGFGIAPVFAIPAFSYGIMVDARTGKRFVNELADRKIRSDAILKMHKNPDGSITHPVVICDSIGAQGTTKANVYRGIHKNVIKVFDTLKELADFYNIPYEGLKQSVDNYTKYARNGKDEEFGKPFFKFKDVIPDLTKPPFYAWRALPKVHHTMGGVKIDTEARVYDNDDKPIEGLFAAGEAVGGPHGASRLGSCAIPDCLVFGRIAGKNAANLAKKG